Proteins from one Deinococcus actinosclerus genomic window:
- a CDS encoding acetamidase/formamidase family protein, whose amino-acid sequence MTRHHLRLDALHTVWDNALPPALTVASGDTVTLDTLDASGGGVARRVASGDLSAPDDLRALILADVRDPLDGPRGHPLTGPLFVDGAQPGDALRLEILDVQTAAWGWTGCRPDGIGLLDAALAAEGLRPHTHLWDLRAGTHADFRPGIRVPLAPFPGVIGVAPAAPGPHPTAPPRHVGGNMDVRQLVAGSTLWLPVEVPGALLSAGDLHAAQGDGEVSGTGIETNGQLTLRVHVERDAGITTPEFVTPTSGGQSRQWHATTGHHPDLMEAARIALRALLRRLEARGLSLEDAYVLASACADLKISQIVDAPTYTVSAFLPLDIFREA is encoded by the coding sequence ATGACCCGCCACCACCTGCGCCTGGACGCCCTGCACACCGTCTGGGACAACGCCCTGCCGCCTGCCCTGACCGTCGCCAGCGGGGATACCGTCACGCTGGACACCCTGGACGCCTCGGGCGGCGGCGTGGCCCGCCGGGTGGCGAGCGGTGACCTGAGCGCCCCGGACGATCTGCGCGCCCTGATCCTCGCGGACGTCCGCGACCCCCTGGACGGCCCGCGCGGGCACCCGCTGACCGGCCCGCTGTTCGTGGACGGCGCGCAGCCCGGCGACGCCCTGCGCCTCGAGATCCTGGACGTGCAGACCGCCGCGTGGGGCTGGACCGGCTGCCGCCCGGACGGCATCGGCCTGCTCGACGCCGCGCTGGCCGCCGAGGGCCTGCGCCCCCACACGCACCTGTGGGACCTGCGCGCCGGCACGCACGCCGACTTCCGACCCGGCATCCGCGTGCCCCTCGCGCCGTTCCCCGGCGTGATCGGCGTGGCCCCCGCCGCCCCTGGCCCGCACCCCACCGCGCCGCCCCGGCACGTGGGCGGGAACATGGACGTGCGGCAGCTCGTGGCGGGCAGCACCCTGTGGCTGCCGGTGGAGGTGCCCGGCGCGCTCCTCTCGGCGGGCGACCTCCACGCCGCGCAGGGGGACGGCGAGGTCAGCGGTACCGGCATCGAGACGAACGGGCAACTGACCCTGCGGGTGCACGTCGAGCGTGACGCCGGGATCACCACCCCGGAATTCGTCACGCCTACCAGCGGGGGCCAGAGTCGCCAGTGGCACGCCACCACCGGCCACCACCCCGACCTGATGGAGGCCGCCCGCATCGCCCTGCGCGCCCTGCTGCGCCGCCTGGAAGCGCGCGGCCTCAGCCTGGAAGACGCCTACGTCCTGGCGAGCGCGTGCGCGGACCTGAAGATCAGCCAGATCGTGGACGCCCCCACCTACACCGTCAGCGCGTTCCTGCCGCTCGACATCTTCCGGGAGGCGTGA
- a CDS encoding amidohydrolase family protein, giving the protein MPTFTLPTLPDLSPSAPVLWRGRVWTGVEDAPLDDGAVLTRAGRIEAVGPAAQLVALEDAVTVQTGGTILPGLIDLHVHARTGYLPWFVAAGVTTVRDACNSLETVAALLTPAGLAPRVLPSGPLLDGPDAFFRQFGPGAVHEPGDGQERSAGALIVRTPAQAERAVAFLADQGVTHLKLYEALAPEAYAAATRAAARLDLPVMTDLGLLTTRGRAAQVDARQALALGVRSVEHASGFALAATRAGFDPAGELPTALLDELAALTVAAGTALVPTLSVFAPLTTDTLPDQRDLPLAGQGGPLRESLEAQWNAVHAGTRSIRALARADARLAAQLAVRVARLGGRVGAGTDTPAGAFTLPGGSLHAELERLVRAGLTPTQALRAATGTAADILGRADLGRVQPGAVADLLVVAGDPTADIRATRDVRLVVQGGRPLTLASLRAALEA; this is encoded by the coding sequence ATGCCCACCTTCACGCTGCCCACCCTGCCCGACCTCTCCCCCAGCGCGCCGGTCCTGTGGCGGGGTCGCGTGTGGACCGGGGTGGAGGACGCCCCGCTGGACGACGGCGCGGTCCTCACCCGCGCGGGGCGGATCGAGGCGGTCGGCCCCGCCGCCCAGCTGGTCGCCTTGGAGGACGCCGTGACCGTGCAGACCGGCGGCACGATCCTGCCGGGTCTGATCGACCTGCACGTGCACGCCCGGACGGGGTACCTGCCGTGGTTCGTGGCGGCGGGCGTGACGACCGTGCGGGACGCCTGCAACTCGCTGGAGACCGTGGCGGCCCTGCTGACCCCGGCGGGGCTCGCGCCACGCGTGCTGCCCTCGGGGCCGCTGCTGGACGGCCCGGACGCCTTCTTCCGCCAGTTCGGGCCCGGCGCGGTCCACGAGCCGGGCGACGGGCAGGAACGCAGCGCCGGGGCGCTGATCGTGCGCACCCCCGCGCAGGCGGAACGAGCGGTGGCATTCCTGGCCGATCAGGGCGTGACGCACCTCAAGCTGTACGAGGCGCTTGCCCCGGAGGCCTACGCGGCCGCCACGCGCGCCGCCGCCCGGCTGGACCTGCCGGTCATGACCGACCTGGGCCTGCTCACCACGCGGGGCCGCGCGGCGCAGGTGGACGCCCGGCAGGCCCTGGCGCTGGGTGTGCGCTCGGTGGAGCATGCCAGCGGGTTCGCCCTGGCCGCCACGCGCGCGGGCTTCGACCCGGCGGGCGAGCTCCCCACGGCGCTACTGGACGAACTGGCCGCCCTGACCGTGGCGGCGGGCACGGCGCTGGTGCCGACCCTGAGCGTGTTCGCGCCGCTGACGACCGACACCCTGCCCGACCAGCGTGACCTGCCGCTCGCCGGGCAGGGCGGGCCCCTGCGGGAGAGCCTGGAGGCACAGTGGAATGCCGTCCACGCGGGCACCCGGTCCATCCGGGCCCTGGCGCGGGCGGACGCGCGACTGGCCGCGCAGCTCGCCGTGCGGGTCGCCCGGCTGGGCGGGCGGGTCGGGGCGGGCACCGACACCCCGGCGGGCGCGTTCACCCTGCCCGGCGGGAGCCTGCACGCGGAACTCGAACGGCTGGTGCGCGCGGGCCTGACCCCCACGCAGGCCCTGCGCGCCGCGACGGGCACGGCGGCCGACATCCTGGGCCGCGCCGATCTGGGCCGCGTGCAGCCCGGCGCGGTGGCGGACCTGCTCGTCGTGGCGGGCGATCCCACCGCCGATATCCGCGCCACCCGCGACGTCCGGCTGGTGGTGCAGGGCGGGCGGCCCCTGACCCTGGCGAGCCTGCGCGCCGCGCTGGAGGCGTGA
- a CDS encoding M17 family metallopeptidase has product MPLVTAMDAADLTLSFVTPDGGRLTRDLNGGEVRLTARHEDGDQAAAPRPTSAAEAREVGAALMRLARELKATRVRVPASEHAAALAAAALAEDWRDGRYRQTTPAPVQLFVEGLGADEQARIEALGAGLTLARDLVSAPANVLNPATLAREARTLEAHGVDVDVWDGDDIAARGMNLLAAVAAGSATGPRLIRATIPARGEAHTVVALVGKGITFDTGGYSIKPAAGMVNMKSDMGGAAAVLGAVRALAALRDLIPEGVEVRAYVAAAENMVGPDAMRPGDVYRAANGLHVEITNTDAEGRLVLADTLTVACEEGATELVDLATLTGVKVSALGNDIAALFSSDPALTARLKAAAQDAGEHVWELPLHQPYLKTYRKGTVADLKNSDMQPAGASIKAALFLGQFVTRPWAHLDIAGNATREEHATGWGVGTLVEYVLAR; this is encoded by the coding sequence ATGCCTCTGGTCACTGCCATGGACGCCGCCGACCTCACCCTGTCGTTCGTCACGCCGGACGGGGGCCGCCTGACCCGGGACCTGAACGGGGGAGAGGTCCGCCTGACTGCCCGCCACGAGGACGGCGATCAGGCCGCCGCCCCGCGCCCTACCAGCGCCGCCGAGGCGCGCGAGGTGGGCGCCGCGCTGATGCGACTGGCCCGCGAACTGAAAGCCACGCGCGTGAGGGTGCCCGCCAGCGAGCACGCCGCCGCGCTGGCCGCCGCCGCCCTGGCCGAGGACTGGCGTGACGGCCGCTACCGCCAGACCACCCCCGCACCGGTCCAGCTGTTCGTGGAAGGCCTGGGCGCCGACGAGCAGGCCCGCATCGAGGCGCTGGGCGCGGGCCTGACCCTCGCGCGGGACCTCGTGAGCGCCCCGGCGAATGTCCTGAACCCCGCCACGCTGGCCCGCGAGGCCCGCACCCTGGAAGCGCACGGCGTGGACGTGGACGTCTGGGACGGCGACGACATCGCCGCGCGCGGCATGAACCTCCTCGCCGCTGTCGCGGCGGGCAGCGCCACGGGGCCGCGCCTGATCCGCGCGACCATTCCCGCGCGGGGCGAGGCCCACACGGTCGTCGCGCTCGTCGGGAAGGGGATCACCTTCGACACCGGCGGGTACTCCATCAAGCCCGCCGCCGGCATGGTGAACATGAAGAGCGACATGGGCGGCGCGGCCGCCGTGCTGGGCGCCGTGCGCGCCCTGGCCGCCCTGCGGGACCTGATCCCCGAGGGCGTCGAGGTGCGCGCCTACGTCGCCGCCGCCGAGAACATGGTCGGCCCGGACGCCATGCGCCCCGGCGACGTGTACCGCGCCGCCAACGGCCTGCACGTGGAGATCACGAACACCGACGCCGAGGGCCGCCTCGTGCTGGCCGACACGCTGACCGTCGCCTGCGAGGAAGGCGCGACCGAACTCGTGGACCTCGCCACGCTGACCGGTGTGAAGGTCAGCGCGCTGGGCAACGACATCGCCGCGCTGTTCAGCAGCGACCCCGCCCTGACCGCCCGCCTGAAGGCCGCCGCGCAGGACGCGGGCGAGCACGTCTGGGAACTGCCGCTGCACCAGCCGTACCTGAAGACCTACCGCAAGGGCACGGTGGCCGACCTGAAGAACAGCGACATGCAGCCCGCCGGGGCGAGCATCAAGGCCGCGCTGTTCCTGGGGCAGTTCGTCACGCGGCCCTGGGCGCACCTGGACATCGCCGGGAACGCCACGCGCGAGGAACACGCCACCGGCTGGGGCGTCGGCACGCTCGTGGAATACGTCCTGGCGAGGTAG
- a CDS encoding Asp23/Gls24 family envelope stress response protein — protein sequence MNGSIQITEAALASLIGLTAHEIPGVVGMAPSNLKEGLSRVLGRANVSDGVVISRDGAKYAADLYVVVAYGVSIPTVARNIVERVEHTVKTQAGIDLSAARVHAVGVQRV from the coding sequence GTGAATGGCTCCATTCAAATCACCGAGGCGGCCCTCGCCTCACTGATCGGGCTGACTGCCCACGAGATCCCGGGCGTGGTGGGCATGGCCCCCAGCAACCTGAAAGAGGGCCTCAGCCGCGTGCTGGGCCGCGCGAACGTCAGTGACGGCGTCGTGATCAGCCGCGACGGCGCGAAGTACGCCGCCGACCTGTACGTGGTCGTCGCGTACGGCGTGAGCATCCCCACCGTGGCGCGCAATATCGTGGAGCGCGTGGAACACACCGTGAAGACCCAGGCGGGCATCGACCTGAGCGCCGCGCGCGTGCACGCCGTGGGGGTGCAGCGTGTCTGA
- a CDS encoding mismatch-specific DNA-glycosylase, whose translation MPDVLRSGLTLVLVGTAPSRISAAARAYYANPGNRFWRTLHEVGLTPRLLLPQEYPSLPEFGIGLTDVAKRHSGVDAALPGHAWAPDELRAKLRAHRPRLVAFTSKRGAAETLGLPTGRLPYGQQPQTLEGCELWVLPSTSPLGQTHFQLAPWQALAARVQALRGNPDAPDGVPAS comes from the coding sequence GTGCCGGACGTCCTGCGGTCCGGGCTGACGCTGGTGCTCGTCGGGACCGCGCCCAGCCGCATCAGCGCCGCCGCCCGCGCGTACTACGCCAACCCCGGCAACCGCTTCTGGCGCACCCTGCACGAGGTCGGCCTGACCCCCAGGCTGCTCTTGCCACAGGAGTACCCGAGCCTGCCCGAGTTCGGCATCGGCCTGACCGACGTCGCCAAGCGGCACAGCGGCGTGGACGCCGCCCTGCCCGGCCACGCCTGGGCACCCGACGAACTGCGCGCCAAACTGCGCGCCCACCGGCCCCGGCTGGTGGCGTTCACCAGCAAGCGCGGGGCGGCCGAGACGCTGGGGCTGCCCACCGGGCGCCTGCCCTACGGCCAGCAGCCGCAGACCCTGGAAGGCTGCGAGCTGTGGGTGCTGCCCAGCACCAGTCCCCTGGGCCAGACGCACTTCCAGCTCGCGCCCTGGCAGGCCCTCGCGGCGCGCGTGCAGGCGCTGCGCGGGAACCCGGACGCTCCGGACGGCGTACCGGCATCATGA
- a CDS encoding helix-turn-helix transcriptional regulator, whose protein sequence is MTGPTVSSPHEVTDLAAVTLLVHDRTRRVLGAFLGREQTVAGAARETGLDLRVVHRDVQALRRAGLLRVTREQARAGRPVKMYRAHADDLFVDARHLPQQAGEGQAAALDPLFHHAVAREFRRALSDFSPGWGLRVYATPDAPGFAVLEGPRSARRLSPLDEWQGPPARMLSGTPTAHLTTAQVTEVQRDLILLMRKVAEFSAANAGAGQPVLLRLGLAPLTEDELRNLHR, encoded by the coding sequence ATGACAGGCCCCACGGTGAGTAGCCCGCACGAGGTGACCGACCTGGCCGCCGTGACCCTCCTTGTTCACGACCGGACCCGGCGGGTGCTGGGCGCGTTCCTGGGCCGCGAGCAGACCGTGGCTGGCGCGGCGCGCGAGACCGGGCTGGACCTCCGGGTGGTGCACCGGGACGTGCAGGCCCTCCGGCGGGCGGGCCTTCTGCGCGTGACCCGCGAGCAGGCGCGCGCCGGGCGGCCCGTGAAGATGTACCGCGCCCATGCGGACGACCTGTTCGTGGACGCCCGGCATCTGCCCCAACAGGCGGGGGAGGGGCAGGCGGCCGCGCTGGATCCCCTCTTTCACCACGCGGTGGCAAGGGAATTCCGCCGCGCCCTGAGCGATTTTTCGCCCGGCTGGGGCCTGCGGGTGTACGCCACGCCGGACGCGCCGGGATTCGCGGTGCTGGAGGGGCCCCGCAGCGCCCGCCGCCTCAGTCCGCTCGACGAGTGGCAGGGCCCCCCGGCCCGGATGCTGAGCGGCACCCCCACCGCCCACCTGACGACCGCCCAGGTGACCGAGGTGCAGCGCGACCTGATCCTCCTGATGCGCAAGGTCGCAGAGTTCAGCGCCGCCAATGCCGGGGCAGGCCAGCCCGTGCTGCTGCGCCTGGGCCTGGCCCCGCTGACCGAGGATGAACTCCGGAACCTGCACCGCTGA
- a CDS encoding bifunctional metallophosphatase/5'-nucleotidase, whose product MKTMPVLLLTVALGLTACTTGTLVPEPTNVTILGLNDFHGNLTPTSFTTAEGAKISAGGIEAIAAEVNDARKANPNTILVGGGDLIGASPITSGLLRDEPAVYALNDMGMKVSALGNHEFDQGLDELFRMQNGGCNSNDASKACKYDTTYTGATFKWIGANVEYNATSGKTGTPFAPYVIQEINGLKIAFVGAVTKTTPGIVSPDGVKMLNFTDEAAAVNKYIPEIKAKKPDAIIMLIHEGGEILRKDKDGKEINKDVTYNTVGCKALDETSPIVGIAKRVDPAVSAIISGHTHQGYNCLVPDPTGKDRIVIQGDYYGHLLQRLDLVVDKANHKVMQVKAANLVVNYDARKASGTLAANMTAIVNKANDKVAAIKNVQIATLGDPQIQRGISNARNTESALGDVIADALLYTTKAQGSQIALMNPGGIRADLPDATAIKPGNAVNFGDVFAVHPFGNTTTVLTLTGQQIKDLLEQQWSGANASAIKLLQVSEGFSYKYTLSNPDGQRVNIADITLNGTPISATATYRVATNNFLAAGGDNFTVFKNATNVVQLPGLSDTDVLSTYLKAFGPSLKNVVKGRIVKL is encoded by the coding sequence ATGAAAACCATGCCTGTTCTGCTGCTGACCGTGGCCCTGGGCCTGACCGCCTGCACCACCGGTACCCTCGTTCCCGAGCCCACCAACGTCACCATCCTGGGTCTGAACGACTTCCACGGGAACCTCACTCCGACCAGCTTCACGACTGCCGAGGGCGCCAAGATCAGCGCCGGCGGCATCGAGGCCATCGCCGCGGAGGTCAACGACGCCCGCAAGGCCAACCCCAACACCATCCTGGTCGGCGGCGGTGACCTGATCGGCGCGAGCCCCATCACCAGCGGCCTGCTGCGCGACGAACCCGCCGTGTACGCCCTGAACGACATGGGCATGAAGGTCAGCGCGCTGGGCAACCACGAGTTCGACCAGGGCCTGGACGAGCTGTTCCGCATGCAGAACGGCGGCTGCAACAGCAACGACGCCAGCAAGGCCTGCAAGTACGACACGACCTACACCGGCGCCACCTTCAAGTGGATCGGCGCGAACGTCGAGTACAACGCCACCTCCGGCAAGACCGGCACGCCCTTTGCGCCCTACGTCATCCAGGAGATCAACGGCCTGAAGATCGCGTTCGTGGGTGCGGTCACCAAGACCACGCCCGGCATCGTGTCCCCCGACGGCGTGAAGATGCTGAACTTCACCGACGAGGCCGCCGCCGTCAACAAGTACATCCCCGAGATCAAGGCCAAGAAGCCCGACGCGATCATCATGCTGATCCACGAGGGCGGCGAGATCCTCCGCAAGGACAAGGACGGCAAGGAGATCAACAAGGACGTCACCTACAACACGGTGGGCTGCAAGGCGCTCGACGAAACGTCCCCCATCGTGGGCATCGCCAAGCGCGTCGATCCGGCCGTCAGCGCCATCATCAGCGGCCACACCCACCAGGGTTACAACTGCCTGGTGCCTGATCCCACCGGTAAGGACCGCATCGTGATCCAGGGCGACTACTACGGGCACCTGCTGCAGCGCCTGGATCTGGTCGTGGACAAGGCCAACCACAAGGTCATGCAGGTCAAGGCCGCCAATCTCGTCGTGAACTACGACGCCCGCAAGGCCAGCGGCACCCTGGCCGCCAACATGACGGCGATCGTGAACAAGGCGAACGACAAGGTCGCCGCGATCAAGAACGTGCAGATCGCCACGCTGGGTGACCCGCAGATCCAGCGCGGCATCAGCAATGCCCGCAACACCGAGTCCGCGCTGGGCGACGTGATCGCCGACGCCCTGCTGTACACCACCAAGGCCCAGGGCAGCCAGATCGCCCTGATGAACCCCGGCGGCATCCGCGCCGACCTGCCCGACGCGACCGCCATCAAGCCCGGCAACGCCGTGAACTTCGGCGACGTGTTCGCGGTGCATCCCTTCGGCAACACCACCACCGTCCTGACCCTGACCGGCCAGCAGATCAAGGACCTGCTCGAGCAGCAGTGGAGCGGCGCGAACGCCAGCGCCATCAAGCTGCTGCAGGTGTCCGAGGGCTTCAGCTACAAGTACACGCTGAGCAACCCCGACGGGCAGCGCGTGAACATCGCCGACATCACCCTGAACGGCACGCCCATCAGCGCGACCGCCACCTACCGCGTCGCCACGAACAACTTCCTGGCGGCCGGTGGCGACAACTTCACCGTGTTCAAGAACGCCACGAACGTCGTGCAGCTGCCCGGCCTGAGCGACACCGACGTGCTCAGCACCTACCTCAAGGCGTTCGGGCCCAGCCTGAAGAACGTCGTCAAGGGCCGCATCGTCAAGCTCTGA
- a CDS encoding DAK2 domain-containing protein, whose protein sequence is MLRYATDWLGVYREQVNALNVYPVPDGDTGTNMHLTMQSVRRELDTCDESSMPGVARAISYGALLGARGNSGVILSQLLKGFAEAIKDLKVVDAAALGRAFQAAQKTGYGAVMKPVEGTILTVARGVAEGAAQAGEHIEDVLENALFKGQELLDQTPEMLPALKQAGVIDSGGQGYLYIVQGMLAQLRGEALPPAPEITSYAQEQFENEEFGFCTEFLMSEATKPIEEIRELVTPFGDSLLVVGAEGYVKGHIHTNEPDQLLATVGRYGKMLKTKVEDMSEQHTEILGMAGATARAEEELAPTGLVAVASGYGLVKLFRGFGARIVSGGQTANPSVQDIVDAVRSVSAEKVIILPNNKNVLMAAEKAMELMEGRAVVIPTRTLGQGIGAALNFNPDVPAEELVDGMTEASRAVTTFEVTRASRTTNITVKDGRTLDIREGDVIGLMDDELVQSGGSPEDSVMEMLNRHYQGQEIITVFGGPQHTQEDLDALAGRIGKEFSMAEVETHPGGPDLYDYLVTVE, encoded by the coding sequence ATGCTGCGCTACGCCACCGACTGGCTGGGCGTGTACCGCGAGCAGGTCAACGCGCTGAACGTCTACCCCGTCCCGGACGGCGACACCGGCACGAACATGCACCTGACCATGCAGTCCGTGCGCCGCGAACTGGACACCTGCGACGAGAGCAGCATGCCCGGCGTGGCGCGCGCGATCAGCTACGGCGCGCTGCTGGGCGCGCGTGGGAACAGCGGCGTGATCCTCTCGCAGCTCCTCAAGGGCTTCGCCGAGGCGATCAAGGATCTGAAGGTCGTGGACGCCGCCGCGCTGGGCCGCGCGTTCCAGGCGGCGCAGAAGACCGGATACGGGGCCGTCATGAAGCCCGTGGAGGGCACCATCCTGACCGTCGCGCGCGGCGTGGCCGAGGGGGCAGCGCAGGCGGGCGAACACATCGAGGACGTGCTGGAGAACGCCCTGTTCAAAGGTCAGGAACTGCTCGACCAGACGCCCGAGATGCTCCCGGCGCTGAAGCAGGCGGGCGTGATCGACAGCGGCGGGCAGGGCTACCTGTACATCGTGCAGGGCATGCTCGCGCAGCTGCGCGGCGAGGCGCTGCCGCCCGCGCCGGAGATCACCAGCTACGCGCAGGAGCAGTTCGAGAACGAGGAGTTCGGCTTCTGCACCGAGTTCCTCATGAGCGAGGCCACCAAACCCATCGAGGAGATCCGTGAACTCGTCACGCCGTTCGGGGACAGCCTGCTTGTCGTGGGCGCCGAGGGGTACGTCAAGGGCCACATCCACACGAACGAACCCGATCAGCTGCTCGCCACGGTGGGCCGCTACGGGAAGATGCTCAAGACGAAGGTCGAGGACATGAGCGAGCAGCACACCGAGATCCTCGGCATGGCCGGTGCCACCGCCCGCGCCGAGGAGGAACTGGCGCCGACCGGTCTCGTGGCGGTCGCCAGCGGGTACGGGCTGGTCAAATTGTTCCGGGGCTTCGGGGCGCGGATCGTGTCCGGCGGGCAGACTGCGAACCCCAGCGTGCAGGACATCGTGGACGCTGTCCGCAGCGTGAGCGCCGAGAAGGTCATCATCCTGCCGAACAACAAGAACGTCCTGATGGCCGCCGAGAAGGCCATGGAACTCATGGAGGGCCGCGCGGTCGTCATTCCCACCCGCACGCTGGGCCAGGGCATCGGCGCGGCGCTGAACTTCAACCCCGACGTGCCCGCCGAGGAGCTGGTGGACGGCATGACCGAGGCGTCCCGCGCCGTCACGACCTTCGAGGTGACCCGCGCCAGCCGCACCACGAACATCACCGTGAAGGACGGCCGCACCCTGGACATCAGGGAAGGCGACGTGATCGGCCTGATGGACGACGAACTCGTCCAGAGCGGCGGCAGCCCCGAGGACAGCGTCATGGAGATGCTCAACCGCCACTACCAGGGCCAGGAGATCATCACCGTGTTCGGGGGCCCGCAGCACACCCAGGAGGACCTGGACGCCCTGGCCGGACGGATCGGGAAGGAATTCAGCATGGCCGAGGTCGAAACCCACCCCGGCGGGCCGGACCTGTACGACTACCTCGTCACGGTGGAATAA
- a CDS encoding transcriptional regulator: MSIFDQAKHDVERARFLGDVRDLLSILRRQPNELLPFDWVRHLSPDGEHQRGLETIEVDHIIGSVDRYREFDRHYLPKEAHLDERWIGVRAAQLQGKELPPIQVYKVGDLYFVKDGNHRVSVARRQGQKFIDAYVIELHVTVPPEEGDTLKDLIIKGEYAQLLKATNLDTLVPNHHPIRFTTPGRYEKLLEHIRTRQYFMDRKPDRAGLPPVTWEEAVESWYRRLYCRIVENLDLHDVMSRFPGRTEADLYLWIMDHRYFLTQKYGHDVGSEEATMDFRAQHSPPLYKRLGQRMKLVLRGKINPAM, encoded by the coding sequence ATGTCCATCTTCGATCAGGCCAAACACGACGTCGAACGCGCCCGTTTTCTCGGGGACGTGCGCGACCTCCTGTCCATCCTGCGGCGGCAGCCGAACGAACTGCTGCCCTTCGACTGGGTGCGTCACCTCTCGCCGGACGGCGAGCACCAGCGCGGCCTGGAGACCATCGAGGTCGACCACATCATCGGGTCGGTGGACCGCTACCGCGAGTTCGACCGGCACTACCTGCCCAAGGAAGCGCACCTGGACGAACGCTGGATCGGCGTGCGCGCCGCGCAGCTCCAGGGCAAGGAACTGCCGCCCATCCAGGTGTACAAGGTCGGGGACCTGTACTTCGTCAAGGACGGCAACCACCGCGTGTCCGTCGCCCGCCGTCAGGGGCAGAAGTTCATCGACGCGTACGTGATCGAACTGCACGTCACCGTCCCGCCCGAGGAGGGCGACACCCTAAAGGACCTGATCATCAAGGGCGAGTACGCGCAGTTGCTGAAGGCCACGAACCTCGACACGCTCGTGCCGAACCACCACCCGATCCGCTTCACCACGCCGGGCCGCTACGAGAAACTGCTCGAGCACATCCGCACCCGGCAGTACTTCATGGACCGCAAACCCGACCGCGCGGGCCTGCCGCCCGTCACCTGGGAGGAGGCCGTGGAGAGCTGGTACCGCCGCCTGTACTGCCGGATCGTGGAGAACCTCGACCTGCACGACGTGATGTCCCGCTTCCCCGGGCGCACCGAGGCCGACCTGTACCTGTGGATCATGGACCACCGCTACTTCCTGACGCAGAAGTACGGGCATGACGTGGGCAGCGAGGAGGCCACCATGGACTTCCGCGCGCAGCACTCCCCGCCGCTGTACAAGCGGCTGGGGCAGCGCATGAAGCTCGTGCTGCGCGGGAAGATCAACCCCGCGATGTGA
- a CDS encoding sulfite oxidase-like oxidoreductase: MLGKFFKKPADDMGGRVPPGQTLTTRFPVLTYGPTQHYRPEDVVIRITGLAGERTFTWADLMALPQTTLTYDIHCVTHWSKLDTTWTGVRVTDLMEHIGLKPGATHVMQHSVGGYTTNLALEDFLRPENLLAHTFDGQPLDAEHGGPLRLVVPHLYFWKSAKWLSGLEFMSADQPGFWERNGYHMRGDPFAEERYDDD; encoded by the coding sequence ATGCTTGGCAAGTTCTTCAAGAAACCCGCCGACGACATGGGCGGCCGCGTCCCCCCGGGGCAGACCCTCACCACGCGCTTCCCGGTGCTGACCTACGGCCCCACCCAGCACTACCGGCCCGAGGACGTGGTCATCCGCATCACGGGCCTCGCCGGGGAACGCACCTTCACCTGGGCGGACCTGATGGCCCTGCCGCAGACCACCCTGACCTACGACATCCACTGCGTCACCCACTGGAGCAAGCTCGACACCACCTGGACCGGCGTGCGCGTCACCGACCTGATGGAGCACATCGGGCTGAAACCCGGCGCGACGCACGTCATGCAGCACTCGGTGGGCGGCTACACCACCAACCTCGCCCTGGAGGACTTCCTGCGGCCCGAGAACCTGCTGGCCCACACCTTCGACGGGCAGCCGCTGGACGCCGAGCACGGCGGGCCGCTGCGGCTGGTCGTGCCGCACCTGTACTTCTGGAAGAGTGCCAAGTGGCTCTCCGGCCTGGAATTCATGAGTGCCGACCAGCCCGGCTTCTGGGAGCGCAACGGGTACCACATGCGCGGCGATCCCTTCGCGGAGGAACGCTACGACGACGACTGA